One Fibrobacter sp. UWB16 DNA window includes the following coding sequences:
- a CDS encoding ABC transporter ATP-binding protein, producing MFSQDNRVILSPGTESGINSVEGSSKVPVLRVKDVSVAFGFDKNGNSCDGKQPLQVTDRVSFDIFPGEFFALVGESGCGKSVTAMSILRLLPWPSAKIVNGEILFDVRANDAQSQNARDLVKLPLKDLQSVRGSEIACIFQEPMQALNPVVTIKKQLLEVFKFGAVSKGAVSAPSRNAQNDPLDVIREQLRLAGFTDPDRVLNSYPHELSGGMLQRVCIVMALLPKPKLIIADEPTTALDVTVQAQVLAVLKEMAEKTGTAVLLITHNMGIVSQYAHRVAVMYAGRIVEEGSVREVINHPMHPYTQGLLAAIPESHSDLRTLASIPGSVPHPKDFAEGCRFADRCCKCAQSSADVREKCLSAELPTKIAEANHFAYCFCAK from the coding sequence ATGTTTAGTCAAGATAATCGCGTCATCCTGAGTCCCGGAACGGAGTCCGGGATAAACTCCGTCGAAGGATCCAGTAAAGTCCCCGTTTTGCGTGTTAAAGACGTTTCGGTGGCGTTCGGGTTCGACAAGAACGGTAACTCGTGTGACGGCAAGCAACCGTTGCAAGTGACGGACCGCGTCTCGTTTGACATTTTCCCAGGCGAATTTTTTGCGTTGGTGGGCGAGTCCGGTTGCGGAAAGAGCGTGACTGCGATGAGTATTTTGCGCTTGTTGCCGTGGCCAAGTGCAAAGATTGTGAACGGCGAGATTTTGTTCGATGTGAGGGCGAATGATGCGCAATCTCAAAATGCCCGCGACCTTGTAAAGCTCCCGCTTAAGGATTTGCAATCCGTCCGCGGTTCCGAAATTGCGTGCATTTTCCAGGAACCGATGCAAGCGCTGAATCCCGTCGTCACCATCAAAAAGCAACTCCTCGAAGTCTTTAAGTTCGGCGCAGTCTCGAAGGGTGCAGTCTCGGCGCCATCTCGGAATGCGCAAAACGATCCTCTCGACGTTATCCGCGAGCAGCTTCGCTTGGCCGGTTTTACCGATCCTGACCGCGTTCTGAATTCGTACCCGCACGAACTTTCGGGCGGCATGCTCCAGCGCGTGTGCATTGTGATGGCGCTTTTGCCAAAGCCCAAATTGATCATCGCCGATGAACCGACGACTGCTTTGGATGTGACCGTGCAGGCTCAAGTGCTTGCCGTGCTCAAGGAAATGGCCGAGAAAACGGGAACAGCAGTTCTCCTCATAACGCACAACATGGGAATTGTTTCGCAGTACGCGCACCGCGTGGCCGTGATGTATGCCGGCCGCATTGTCGAAGAAGGTTCCGTCCGCGAAGTCATCAACCATCCGATGCACCCTTACACGCAAGGCCTCCTTGCTGCGATTCCCGAAAGCCATAGCGACTTGCGCACGCTCGCGTCCATTCCCGGCTCCGTGCCTCATCCGAAAGACTTTGCTGAGGGGTGCCGCTTTGCCGATCGCTGTTGCAAATGCGCCCAATCTTCTGCCGATGTTCGCGAAAAATGCCTTTCCGCCGAACTTCCGACGAAAATTGCCGAAGCGAATCATTTCGCCTATTGCTTTTGTGCCAAGTAA
- a CDS encoding exo-beta-N-acetylmuramidase NamZ domain-containing protein, translating into MVTLALSHFEKSFPVVLRGKRLGAVLHPASVCADLSYTLDLLKDLDGKLFKLSALFGPQHGIKGHTQDNMIEWEGYEDPELHIPVYSLYGEHREPTAEMLSHVDAMLVDLQDVGARYYTFIWTLFLCMKACEKAGIPVVVVDRPNPINCVDEEGPVLDLNYTSFVGLHSIRTRHAKTIGELAEQFKAERFPKCELYVMHMDGYDKRMWFDETGLPWILPSPNMPTLDTAIVYPGMCLFEATNVSEGRGTTRPFEIFGAPFIDAVKLCKYMNGLKLPGVYFRENYFQPTFHKGAGQICGGAQIHVTDRNKFRSFEMAVKLLQYIFNEYPKDFAWKQPPYEYEFHKLPIDILLGNGTFRKEFIESSI; encoded by the coding sequence ATGGTTACGTTAGCTCTTTCCCATTTTGAAAAAAGTTTCCCGGTGGTACTTCGTGGTAAGCGCCTGGGTGCGGTTCTACATCCGGCTTCGGTCTGTGCCGATTTGAGTTATACGCTTGACTTGCTCAAGGATTTGGATGGCAAGCTCTTTAAGCTTTCGGCTTTGTTTGGCCCGCAGCACGGCATCAAGGGACACACGCAAGACAACATGATTGAATGGGAAGGCTACGAAGATCCGGAATTGCATATTCCGGTTTACAGCCTTTACGGTGAACATCGTGAACCGACCGCAGAAATGCTTTCGCATGTGGATGCGATGCTTGTGGATTTGCAGGATGTGGGCGCGCGTTACTACACGTTCATTTGGACGCTTTTCCTTTGCATGAAGGCATGCGAAAAGGCGGGAATCCCGGTGGTCGTGGTGGATCGCCCGAATCCGATTAACTGCGTGGATGAAGAAGGGCCGGTGCTCGACCTCAATTACACGAGCTTTGTGGGACTCCATAGCATCCGCACGCGCCATGCAAAGACGATTGGAGAACTTGCTGAACAGTTCAAGGCCGAACGTTTCCCGAAGTGCGAACTTTACGTGATGCACATGGACGGCTACGATAAGCGCATGTGGTTTGACGAAACGGGACTCCCGTGGATTTTGCCGAGCCCGAACATGCCGACGCTCGATACTGCAATTGTGTATCCGGGCATGTGTTTGTTTGAAGCAACAAATGTGAGCGAAGGCCGTGGCACGACGCGCCCGTTCGAAATTTTCGGTGCGCCGTTTATCGATGCGGTCAAGCTTTGCAAGTACATGAACGGGCTCAAACTCCCGGGTGTGTATTTCCGCGAAAACTACTTCCAGCCGACATTCCACAAGGGCGCGGGGCAGATTTGTGGCGGTGCGCAGATCCATGTGACGGACCGTAACAAGTTCCGCAGTTTTGAAATGGCGGTGAAGCTGTTGCAGTATATTTTCAACGAATACCCGAAGGATTTTGCGTGGAAGCAGCCTCCGTACGAGTACGAGTTCCACAAGCTGCCGATTGATATTTTGCTCGGCAACGGGACGTTCCGCAAGGAATTTATCGAGTCGAGTATTTAA
- a CDS encoding sugar nucleotidyltransferase, protein MKIVLPVAGNGIRLRPYTENLPKCLLPVAGKTIIDWIVDGALFLKPSETIFITGYKASVVDDFLKQRSEWGAVRTVVQSNPQGLGEAISLALPYVNDDEPLLIILGDTLFEADLSILDKATENILYTFKVSDPKRFGVAVTDKNGHIERLVEKPQEFVSDEAIVGIYYIKDVKALKEALNYLMQNDIRTKGEFQLTDALERMIQGGCKFRTAPVEKWLDCGLVETLLETNAHVLERNEKVAPKFDGSEIVMPCYIGKNVVIKNSKVGPNVSVGDGCVIENSEISNAILWDGVKVQDKKLEKVVVHE, encoded by the coding sequence ATGAAAATTGTTCTTCCTGTTGCTGGAAATGGCATTCGCCTACGTCCATACACGGAAAATTTGCCTAAGTGCTTGCTTCCTGTTGCTGGTAAGACAATCATAGATTGGATTGTTGATGGTGCTCTTTTTTTGAAGCCTTCCGAGACGATTTTCATAACGGGGTATAAGGCTTCCGTTGTTGATGATTTTTTAAAGCAGAGATCGGAATGGGGCGCTGTGCGCACGGTGGTTCAGTCTAATCCGCAGGGGCTGGGTGAAGCTATTAGCCTTGCTCTCCCGTATGTGAACGACGATGAACCTCTCTTGATTATTCTTGGCGATACGCTGTTCGAGGCGGACTTGTCTATTCTGGACAAGGCTACGGAAAATATTCTCTACACGTTCAAGGTCTCTGATCCAAAGCGTTTCGGTGTGGCAGTGACGGATAAGAATGGCCATATTGAACGTCTTGTAGAAAAACCGCAGGAGTTCGTTTCGGACGAGGCAATTGTTGGTATTTATTATATCAAGGATGTCAAAGCTCTTAAGGAGGCCTTGAACTACCTCATGCAGAACGACATCCGTACGAAGGGCGAATTCCAGTTGACGGATGCTCTTGAACGCATGATTCAGGGCGGCTGCAAGTTCCGCACGGCTCCGGTTGAAAAGTGGCTGGACTGCGGCCTTGTCGAGACGCTGCTTGAAACGAATGCGCATGTTCTTGAACGCAACGAAAAGGTGGCTCCGAAGTTTGACGGTTCTGAAATTGTCATGCCTTGCTACATCGGCAAGAACGTGGTCATCAAGAATTCTAAGGTCGGTCCTAACGTGTCGGTTGGGGATGGCTGCGTGATTGAAAATTCTGAAATCAGCAATGCGATTCTCTGGGACGGCGTGAAGGTTCAGGACAAGAAACTTGAAAAAGTTGTGGTCCACGAATAA
- a CDS encoding tyrosine recombinase, which translates to MSFNSNRLDAFLSHLGVERNLSPVTIQSYQEDLRHFIAWLDENGIDLKDLKPEKLDEFLTFTAGQEEYSPTSVARHFSSLRGFLKYMQNQGEYDYSTESMLATPKLGHYLPQYLTREEIDSVFESAANGKNPLRDTALFELMYSGGLRISETLGIKLSQIDLENEWLMPIGKGNKQRLVPLGSKAKENLRAWIEEGRPLTHPTTDNIILNAHGKPMTRMGAWKIVQLHTMHLSKQVSPHTFRHSFATHCLEAGMDLRVLQELLGHADIGTTQIYTHIDKEFIKVEHRSFHPREQAH; encoded by the coding sequence ATGAGTTTCAATTCCAACCGTCTAGACGCATTTCTTTCGCACCTCGGAGTCGAGCGAAACCTTTCGCCCGTGACTATCCAGAGCTACCAAGAAGACTTGCGACACTTTATTGCCTGGCTAGACGAAAATGGGATTGACCTCAAGGATTTAAAGCCCGAAAAGCTAGACGAATTTTTGACATTCACTGCGGGGCAGGAGGAATACTCCCCCACATCTGTCGCTAGGCATTTTTCGAGCCTGCGCGGGTTCCTCAAGTACATGCAGAACCAAGGCGAGTACGATTACAGCACTGAATCGATGCTTGCAACACCCAAACTCGGGCACTACCTGCCGCAATACCTGACCCGTGAAGAAATCGACAGCGTATTTGAGAGCGCTGCAAACGGCAAGAATCCGCTCCGCGATACCGCATTGTTCGAACTGATGTACAGCGGCGGGCTCAGAATTTCAGAAACGCTCGGCATAAAGCTTTCGCAAATCGATCTCGAAAACGAATGGCTGATGCCCATCGGCAAGGGCAACAAGCAACGTCTTGTACCGCTCGGCAGCAAGGCGAAAGAAAATCTCCGCGCATGGATTGAAGAGGGCCGCCCCCTCACCCACCCGACTACAGACAACATCATTCTCAACGCGCACGGTAAGCCGATGACCCGCATGGGGGCATGGAAAATCGTTCAACTGCATACAATGCATTTGAGCAAGCAAGTCTCGCCGCATACGTTCCGCCACAGCTTTGCCACGCACTGCCTAGAAGCGGGTATGGACTTGCGCGTATTGCAGGAACTGCTCGGACACGCCGACATCGGGACCACGCAAATTTACACGCACATCGACAAAGAATTTATCAAAGTAGAACACCGCAGCTTCCACCCGAGAGAACAAGCGCATTGA
- a CDS encoding FISUMP domain-containing protein yields the protein MFCKECHKNLKDFDALIDKMENCPFCGAKLVRPAVKVAQKDVKALCDALVQKVGDSIFANESTLEKELRDLNAPEFADAKDRLFLLVLKQIPSSMYEVRSFSDGEQQEVLEACQRRLCVDLGLSFEPCAQMLDILQEYIWQKRFSLSPNLFESQFVDPRDGQVYKTVRIGDQVWMKEPLKYKCVGYTGEGLYEWSSVNKYCAVRGWRVPSKKDFETLIKTAAGLGLGDPSSVLMSRKGWEKCNVTPTDNLGFEATPVKCSTGISNNFFSHFWTSEDKFCFEIFPGRVTFSTHSQSFVRLIKDDTAEKKIEK from the coding sequence ATGTTCTGTAAAGAGTGTCATAAGAATCTAAAAGATTTTGATGCTTTAATCGATAAAATGGAAAATTGCCCGTTTTGCGGTGCAAAATTGGTGCGCCCAGCGGTCAAGGTGGCGCAAAAAGATGTCAAGGCTTTGTGTGATGCTCTTGTGCAAAAAGTCGGTGATTCTATTTTCGCAAACGAATCGACTTTGGAAAAAGAACTGCGCGATTTAAACGCTCCCGAATTTGCGGATGCCAAGGACCGATTGTTCCTGCTTGTCTTAAAGCAAATTCCGTCAAGCATGTATGAGGTCAGAAGTTTTTCGGATGGCGAACAGCAAGAAGTTTTGGAGGCTTGCCAAAGACGGCTTTGCGTGGATTTAGGCTTGTCTTTTGAACCTTGCGCACAAATGCTAGATATTTTGCAAGAGTATATTTGGCAAAAAAGATTCTCGCTTTCCCCGAATCTTTTTGAATCACAGTTTGTCGACCCTCGCGATGGTCAGGTCTACAAGACCGTAAGGATTGGCGATCAAGTGTGGATGAAGGAACCCTTGAAGTACAAGTGCGTGGGTTATACGGGCGAGGGCTTGTACGAATGGAGCTCGGTGAACAAGTATTGTGCCGTAAGGGGCTGGCGCGTTCCTAGCAAAAAGGATTTTGAAACATTGATCAAGACTGCTGCTGGTTTAGGGCTTGGTGACCCGTCGAGCGTGCTCATGTCTCGCAAGGGCTGGGAAAAGTGTAATGTGACCCCGACCGATAACTTGGGATTTGAAGCGACTCCGGTCAAATGCAGCACAGGTATCAGCAATAACTTCTTTAGTCATTTCTGGACCTCCGAGGACAAGTTCTGCTTTGAAATTTTCCCCGGTCGCGTGACTTTCAGTACACATTCGCAGTCTTTTGTCCGATTGATTAAAGACGATACTGCCGAAAAGAAAATTGAAAAGTAA
- a CDS encoding ABC transporter permease, with amino-acid sequence MKLRLSTETLNRLKRFRKNKRAFWSLVILVVAYLLSLTSPWTVNDEPFYLRYNGKSYFPAFARYSEADFGGEYKTEQDYAKLFADVEECKQDEEDGFPRAGGCPEMWTIMPPVPHDPLKADLSEEGTPPFAPSAKHWLGTDSNGRDVLSRLIHGFRICISFSLLLTVLGTFLGIVIGGIQGYLGKFWDTGMQRMIEIWSSLPMLYVVILIGSIYGRSFWLLILIMAAFNWLSLSYYMRAEFLKLRSMTYVMSAKVLGLGHRHIFFKEILPNAMTPVVTLFPFTLIGGIGSLTSLDFLGFGLQPPTPSWGELMSQGLNNLYAPWISVSTVAALFVTLLLTTFVGEGVRDAMDPKSGDRYV; translated from the coding sequence ATGAAACTTAGACTTTCGACAGAAACTTTGAACCGCTTGAAGCGCTTCCGCAAGAATAAGCGCGCCTTTTGGTCGCTTGTAATTCTGGTGGTGGCGTACTTGCTTTCGCTCACGAGCCCGTGGACGGTGAATGACGAGCCGTTCTATTTGCGTTACAACGGCAAGAGCTATTTCCCGGCGTTTGCGCGTTACAGCGAAGCAGACTTTGGTGGCGAATACAAGACGGAACAGGATTACGCAAAGCTTTTTGCAGATGTCGAAGAATGTAAGCAGGATGAAGAAGATGGATTCCCGCGTGCTGGAGGCTGCCCCGAGATGTGGACGATCATGCCGCCAGTGCCGCACGATCCGCTGAAGGCGGATCTGAGCGAGGAGGGAACCCCTCCATTTGCGCCGAGCGCAAAGCACTGGCTCGGGACCGATAGCAATGGGCGAGATGTTCTTTCGCGCTTGATTCACGGGTTCCGTATTTGCATTAGCTTCAGTTTGCTCTTGACCGTGCTAGGGACTTTCCTTGGCATTGTCATTGGCGGTATTCAGGGCTATCTCGGAAAGTTCTGGGATACGGGCATGCAGCGTATGATTGAAATCTGGTCGTCGCTCCCGATGCTTTACGTGGTGATTCTCATCGGCAGTATTTACGGCCGCAGTTTCTGGCTTTTGATTTTGATTATGGCGGCGTTCAACTGGCTTTCGCTCAGCTATTACATGCGTGCGGAATTCCTGAAGCTCCGCAGCATGACGTACGTGATGTCTGCGAAGGTGCTTGGACTTGGGCATCGCCATATCTTTTTCAAGGAAATCCTGCCGAACGCGATGACGCCTGTGGTGACGCTCTTCCCGTTCACACTTATCGGTGGAATCGGGAGCCTCACGTCGCTTGACTTCTTGGGCTTTGGACTCCAGCCGCCGACGCCGAGTTGGGGTGAACTCATGAGCCAGGGGCTCAACAACCTCTATGCTCCGTGGATTTCCGTGAGCACGGTCGCTGCGTTGTTTGTAACGCTCCTCCTTACGACTTTCGTCGGCGAAGGCGTTCGAGATGCAATGGATCCGAAGTCGGGAGACCGTTATGTTTAG
- a CDS encoding FISUMP domain-containing protein, with protein MTKLLPALLFSLLFLACGDEKSPNSPDDDEKVSSSSQKDSKSKKSSSSRKDSSSSKKNSSSSYSSSSTKSSSSSKTYSTEFKIDPKTVSKGKFTDKRDGQVYKTVTIGDQTWMAENLNYKTSSDSECEADSTDKKCEKKGLLYKWQAIIDAASGYCEPYRICAEPIQGICPDGWRIPTRDEWDTLITRIGIRDKDGIKIEAGYRLRSKDFYGSDVYGFSALTVEFWTSTNFRDQRDDRRVVTAKLGEDAYLSGSAQDYPKAYLRCIQDTTPKPDLNNPATIRSYDKNCKDSVWTPKIPPCNINGKDNCEYGEFEGKKTIKIGNQKWMNYDKTVYPLYDSRTCPLGWRVPDPKDWDELIQNVGGKCFATKMLASQKGWESGNGFNAYGFDIKPTGYYSTWLDYEKKRVSQGREFYEKETATTFVVRDSLNTTYKYMAYFSTGRSFFLQYNDDYSANLYCVTSTPAPDISSSFFNPNFNYGEFTDSRDGKTYKTTIIGPQKWMAQNLNYESDSSVCYQDYFYSSYCKSLGRLYSFEDAQNACPAGYHLPSKDEFDTLMSFGAIYHKTNNLFSAYNFGDDTYGFSLVMAGSGEGSTFFSGFYDKKQAKKLSYNGAAFLWSSTPKSDSTAYGLYAYKSDVSDTLHVGYSKTSGLWRTYASVRCLNDTLFNEESK; from the coding sequence ATGACAAAACTGCTCCCCGCACTTCTATTTTCGCTGTTATTTCTAGCCTGTGGCGATGAAAAATCCCCAAATTCTCCCGATGACGATGAAAAAGTCTCAAGTTCTTCCCAAAAAGATTCCAAGTCGAAAAAAAGCTCTTCTTCAAGAAAAGACAGTTCTTCTTCGAAGAAAAACTCTTCGTCAAGCTACAGCTCCTCCTCTACAAAAAGTTCTTCTAGTTCAAAAACATACTCCACAGAATTTAAAATCGACCCTAAAACGGTCTCCAAAGGAAAATTCACCGACAAGCGCGACGGACAAGTCTATAAAACCGTTACCATAGGCGACCAAACATGGATGGCTGAGAACCTGAACTACAAGACGAGCTCCGACAGCGAATGCGAAGCCGACTCCACAGATAAAAAGTGCGAGAAAAAAGGATTACTCTACAAATGGCAAGCCATAATCGATGCCGCTTCAGGTTATTGCGAACCCTATAGAATATGCGCTGAACCCATTCAAGGTATTTGCCCCGACGGATGGAGAATTCCTACAAGAGATGAATGGGACACACTTATAACTCGCATCGGCATTCGAGATAAAGACGGAATAAAAATTGAAGCAGGTTATCGCCTTCGCTCAAAGGACTTCTACGGTTCTGACGTTTACGGATTTTCTGCACTTACCGTGGAATTTTGGACATCAACAAACTTCAGAGACCAAAGAGACGACAGACGCGTTGTAACCGCTAAATTAGGTGAGGACGCATACTTGTCTGGATCTGCCCAAGACTATCCAAAAGCATATCTTCGTTGCATTCAAGATACAACCCCCAAACCAGATTTAAACAACCCAGCTACAATCAGGTCTTACGACAAAAACTGCAAAGATTCGGTTTGGACCCCTAAGATTCCGCCTTGCAATATCAATGGCAAAGACAATTGCGAATACGGCGAATTTGAGGGCAAAAAAACAATAAAAATCGGAAATCAAAAATGGATGAACTACGATAAAACCGTATATCCACTTTACGACTCACGAACATGCCCCTTGGGATGGCGAGTTCCAGACCCAAAAGATTGGGACGAACTCATTCAAAATGTCGGAGGAAAATGTTTTGCCACCAAAATGTTGGCTTCGCAAAAAGGCTGGGAAAGCGGGAATGGATTTAACGCTTACGGATTTGACATTAAGCCGACGGGCTACTACTCCACATGGCTTGATTACGAGAAAAAAAGAGTTTCTCAAGGGCGAGAATTTTATGAAAAAGAAACAGCAACCACATTTGTCGTCAGAGACAGCTTAAATACAACATATAAGTACATGGCATATTTTTCCACAGGACGTTCGTTCTTTTTGCAATACAATGATGATTATAGTGCCAATCTTTATTGCGTCACAAGTACCCCTGCGCCGGATATCTCAAGTTCTTTCTTTAATCCAAATTTCAATTACGGAGAATTCACTGATTCTCGCGACGGGAAAACATACAAGACGACAATAATCGGTCCGCAAAAATGGATGGCTCAGAACCTGAATTACGAAAGCGATTCTAGCGTCTGCTATCAAGACTACTTTTATTCAAGTTATTGCAAATCACTAGGACGGCTATATTCGTTCGAGGATGCTCAAAACGCATGCCCCGCAGGGTATCATTTACCATCAAAGGACGAATTCGACACACTGATGTCCTTCGGAGCCATTTACCACAAAACAAACAACTTGTTCTCGGCCTACAACTTTGGTGATGATACTTACGGATTTTCATTAGTTATGGCGGGTAGTGGAGAAGGTTCTACGTTTTTTAGTGGTTTTTACGACAAAAAACAAGCAAAAAAATTGTCTTATAACGGAGCGGCATTCCTTTGGAGCAGCACGCCAAAATCTGATTCTACTGCATACGGATTATATGCATACAAAAGCGATGTGTCAGACACTTTACATGTAGGTTATTCAAAAACATCTGGATTATGGAGAACCTACGCGTCTGTCCGTTGCCTAAACGACACTCTCTTTAACGAAGAATCCAAATAA
- a CDS encoding FISUMP domain-containing protein: MTSCGDDKSSVSAPDDETSQEEDSSSSSKKSSSSSKKGSSSSTSSSSSHRAPLSSSSLFDVSKIETGSFTDKRDGHKYKTVTIDGQTWMAQNLNYAKASSIGCHKGDNKDCTKYGRIYTWGDILDSTKSHCGLHDKCSPPLQGICPDGWRIPAAWEWVELLDKLYGSSPDFHKWSGLSPYLFSKDNDYYEGIDAYGLSIAVPGKDDQAALDFFTITQWSSGSPDFIRFSYSGAGVHGPANVTDSASLRCIKGDLIPDVTRPTTTLGVRGDDRKVCNGVEPESFISTKACNKNGENKCRKEADGSTYISKWIRSSSDYYFEYGPFNLFIEEKGKKTCPFEWHIPGRSEWEDLLYTAGGSCYAGYTLKAQEGWGDDYALDALGVGIKPMDSDGVTFPIGGSKKGEITGTVIFKKGSNIATLSDDTANVSGVLCMKGRLIDDTLSLMNPNLEYGEFTDKRDNRTYKTIDIGHTKWMAENLNFETDSSICNGGTRDINSFSCNRYGRYYLYEDALTACPAGWRLPTKEEFDTLVYIAPSKKARYLVSEENDTYKGYNTLGFSLIMKGYIWNGRDDFRDTATYLWSSTVYKDSAVYTLVAYRVAYTDSAYVSKAYAKENSKFNVRCVSEEKVAYGYKGTYGTLVDERDGHEYRTVEINGTTWMAENLKYESKNSTCRKDSCDIYGLHYTYPFDSTGSNPLCPDGWHVSTTADWDSLLAFAQANDSATYAYDLRYTFRWPSYSQGGDTYGMSIIPNTCYRYNDGYDLANVSDEAVACIGAEDVVNERGYYYIMSSTQTNRVNKRVYKRSINMSNNLYRFGIRCVKDK; encoded by the coding sequence ATGACATCCTGCGGAGATGACAAGTCATCCGTTTCCGCACCTGATGATGAAACATCTCAAGAAGAGGATTCTAGTTCATCTAGCAAAAAAAGTTCCAGTTCGAGCAAGAAGGGCTCCAGTTCCAGTACTAGTTCCAGCTCTTCCCATAGGGCTCCGCTTTCGTCAAGTTCCCTTTTCGATGTCTCTAAAATCGAGACGGGCTCGTTTACCGACAAGCGCGACGGTCACAAGTATAAAACCGTTACCATTGATGGGCAAACATGGATGGCACAGAACCTGAACTACGCGAAAGCATCTAGCATCGGTTGCCATAAAGGAGACAACAAGGACTGCACCAAATATGGAAGAATCTACACTTGGGGTGATATTCTCGATTCCACTAAATCACATTGTGGACTCCATGATAAGTGTAGTCCGCCTCTACAGGGAATTTGCCCGGATGGATGGAGAATTCCGGCTGCATGGGAATGGGTTGAGTTGCTAGACAAACTGTATGGGTCGTCGCCCGATTTCCACAAATGGTCTGGTCTCTCTCCGTATCTATTTTCCAAGGATAATGATTATTACGAGGGAATTGATGCGTATGGTTTATCAATCGCCGTCCCGGGAAAAGATGATCAAGCAGCCCTTGATTTCTTTACAATTACGCAATGGTCGTCCGGTTCACCAGACTTCATTAGATTCTCCTATTCGGGAGCCGGAGTCCATGGTCCCGCAAATGTTACGGACTCAGCCTCGTTGCGGTGCATCAAAGGAGATTTGATTCCCGATGTAACTAGGCCGACGACTACATTGGGTGTGCGTGGCGATGACCGCAAGGTGTGTAACGGAGTTGAACCAGAATCTTTTATTAGCACAAAGGCTTGCAATAAAAACGGAGAAAACAAGTGTAGAAAAGAAGCAGACGGCAGCACCTATATTTCAAAATGGATACGCAGTTCTAGCGATTACTATTTTGAATATGGCCCATTTAATCTATTCATTGAAGAAAAAGGCAAAAAGACGTGCCCCTTTGAATGGCATATTCCTGGCAGAAGCGAATGGGAAGATCTTCTATATACTGCCGGTGGCTCCTGCTATGCAGGGTACACGCTCAAGGCGCAAGAAGGATGGGGCGACGATTACGCCCTTGATGCACTTGGTGTCGGTATTAAGCCCATGGACAGTGATGGGGTCACATTTCCTATAGGAGGGAGCAAGAAGGGCGAAATAACGGGAACCGTAATATTTAAGAAAGGCTCGAATATCGCGACTTTAAGTGACGATACCGCGAACGTGTCCGGGGTGCTTTGCATGAAGGGTCGCCTTATTGATGATACATTGAGTTTAATGAACCCCAATCTTGAATATGGGGAATTTACCGATAAACGCGATAACAGGACTTACAAGACCATAGACATCGGGCACACCAAGTGGATGGCGGAAAACCTGAATTTTGAGACTGACAGCAGCATCTGTAATGGAGGAACCCGCGATATTAATTCGTTCTCATGTAACCGATACGGAAGGTATTATCTGTACGAAGATGCGTTGACGGCCTGCCCTGCAGGGTGGCGCCTGCCCACAAAGGAAGAATTCGACACATTGGTGTATATAGCCCCTAGTAAAAAAGCCCGTTATTTGGTATCCGAGGAGAATGATACCTACAAGGGGTACAACACTTTGGGATTCTCGCTTATAATGAAAGGGTATATATGGAATGGCAGGGATGATTTTAGAGATACGGCTACCTATCTGTGGTCAAGTACAGTGTACAAAGATTCTGCGGTATACACCTTGGTCGCCTATAGAGTTGCCTATACAGATTCTGCGTACGTTTCTAAAGCATACGCCAAGGAAAACTCTAAGTTTAACGTCCGCTGCGTGAGCGAAGAGAAGGTGGCGTACGGGTATAAGGGGACATACGGCACGCTTGTCGATGAACGCGACGGCCATGAATACAGGACTGTAGAAATCAACGGCACGACATGGATGGCCGAAAACCTCAAATACGAATCTAAAAACAGCACCTGCAGAAAAGATTCCTGCGACATCTACGGATTACACTACACTTACCCGTTTGATTCAACAGGTTCGAACCCCCTCTGCCCCGATGGTTGGCATGTTTCGACGACCGCAGATTGGGATAGCCTGCTCGCCTTTGCCCAAGCAAACGATTCAGCAACATATGCCTACGATTTGAGATACACATTCAGATGGCCTTCATACAGCCAGGGTGGTGATACGTATGGCATGAGCATTATCCCGAATACCTGCTACCGGTATAATGACGGCTACGACTTGGCCAATGTCAGTGACGAGGCCGTGGCGTGCATTGGTGCGGAAGACGTTGTAAACGAGAGGGGCTACTATTACATCATGTCGTCTACCCAAACCAATCGCGTGAACAAGAGAGTTTATAAAAGATCGATAAACATGAGTAACAACCTCTACCGCTTCGGAATCCGCTGTGTCAAGGACAAATAA